The nucleotide window TGGACCAATGTAAAAATATCCGAGTCAGACCACCAGAAGCTCCTGAAGATTTCTAATCTCTTTTTCACCGTCGATTCGTCAAGCCATGCAAGTGCATAAACCCCATGTATGAACATGTTGCATTCGCGAGAAAGAAAGAAAGTCTTTTCTACTCGATCAACTATGTCTTTGAGGCGCTCAGCCTTTTGAGTCAAAATTCTAGGATTCCAAAGCATAAGCTTCTCTATATCGACACTTGAAAACCCAAGATTTTGAAGCAATGACATATTGGGTGGCATTACTTCATGAAATGCATAACTAAAGAACACATTAGGATGTTTCTTAATGATCTTAGCAACAAAATCATCATTAAATAATAGGGTGTGAAGATAATCAACATTTTGTCTGATAGCACACCCTACCCTAGTGCTGAAATAACATCCACTGTTTGTGATGATTTTGGCAAGGTCATCCGACCCACATAACCCAACTTCTTTAAGAGCTTCAATTTTGGGCTTAAGGTATTTATCTACATCGCAAAGCAGTAATGTGGGGACTGAAGAAACAGCTTTTTTGATATGGGTCTTGTCTAAACCGA belongs to Nicotiana tabacum cultivar K326 chromosome 6, ASM71507v2, whole genome shotgun sequence and includes:
- the LOC107777294 gene encoding transcription termination factor MTERF15, mitochondrial-like, yielding MCGFLNNGVKHLLHIYSFRFQNFYSTSTATSRTNFLVETLVNSLGFSPQEALSTSAKVSRLRPRNYNPNSVLNFLEQIGLDKTHIKKAVSSVPTLLLCDVDKYLKPKIEALKEVGLCGSDDLAKIITNSGCYFSTRVGCAIRQNVDYLHTLLFNDDFVAKIIKKHPNVFFSYAFHEVMPPNMSLLQNLGFSSVDIEKLMLWNPRILTQKAERLKDIVDRVEKTFFLSRECNMFIHGVYALAWLDESTVKKRLEIFRSFWWSDSDIFTLVQTCPLCLTKSEAKIRNALNFLMKEIGYESHYLASHPTFLTCSLEKRVLPRHNVLKLLSQKEPTKCSLNLYTAVICSESKFLERYVLPFKDEMPEVYDIYIKSRSR